AGGTAAAGGAAAAGATCCTAATTTTTTTACAAATTTACTTTCATCTACAATACATATAAATTTTTTAGAAACAGAAGAAATAATTTTTTCTTGTGTTAATGCTCCTCCTCCTCCTTTAATCATTTCTAAATTATGATTAATTTCATCTGCACTATCAATATAAATTTCTAATTTTGAAATTTCATTTAAATTATACAATTTAATATTTATACGTTTTAAAAAATTGGATGATTTAACAGAGCTAGAAACAGCACCTAAAATTGAAAAACGAATTGATTTTAATGCTTCTATAAAATATCGTATTGTAGTACCTGACCCAATTCCAATTATTGTATCCTTTGGCACATATTTTAACGCATGTTCAGCAACTTTTTTTTTTAAGATTTCTGACATTAAAATACTCCAATATACTTTAAAAAAATCTAAAATATATACAATTATTTTAAAAATTTTAAAAAATTAAAAATATTTAAATATAAAAATTTTTTTTATAATAATTTAAATTAACTGGGGTACCTGGATTCGAACCAGGGATGTCGGTATCAAAAACCGATGCCTTAACCTCTTGGCTATACCCCAAAAAAATTATTATCAATATAACATAAAACATACGGAAGGCGAGATTTGAACTCGCATACCTTACGGCGCTAGATCCTAAATCTAGTGCGTCTACCATTTCGCCACTTCCGCAATAATTTTTTTAAAAAAAATATTATATTAGCTACGACGAGAATTGAACTCGTGACCTCAGCGTTATGAGTGCTGTGCTCTAACCATCTGAGCTACGTAGCTAAAAATAAAAAA
The sequence above is drawn from the Buchnera aphidicola (Tuberolachnus salignus) genome and encodes:
- the rpiA gene encoding ribose-5-phosphate isomerase RpiA yields the protein MSEILKKKVAEHALKYVPKDTIIGIGSGTTIRYFIEALKSIRFSILGAVSSSVKSSNFLKRINIKLYNLNEISKLEIYIDSADEINHNLEMIKGGGGALTQEKIISSVSKKFICIVDESKFVKKLGSFPLPIEVIPISLNYVSRELIKLGGHPKHRKNFVTDNGNFIIDVFHLNFDFPKKLEKFINNISGVVTVGLFSFRKADVLLVCGRKYFKVVY